The Oscillospiraceae bacterium genome has a segment encoding these proteins:
- the trpD gene encoding anthranilate phosphoribosyltransferase — translation MIKEAIEKLMQAENLTYDQVKESVDEIMTGQASPALIASFLTALSIKGETDEEIAGAAESMRSKALPLDSDGDILDIVGTGGDKSGSFNISTTAGIIAAAAGVRIAKHGNRAASSRSGAADCLEALGVNINASKETMERALREENICFMFAQKYHSAMKYVAPVRRELGIRTIFNVLGPLTNPAHATRMVLGVFNADYVDKIAAALNQLGVTDALVVFGEDGLDEISACGETEVAELRHGKVERYTVKPEDFGLTRCTKADLVGGTALENAEITKNILLGKSTPAQRTAAVLNAGAAIYVAIDGLSLKDAMQKAQDVIDDGSAYKKLQAFIRITNEEDDQ, via the coding sequence ACCTAACCTACGACCAGGTGAAAGAAAGCGTAGACGAAATTATGACCGGTCAGGCCAGCCCGGCGCTGATCGCCTCCTTCCTCACCGCCCTGTCCATCAAGGGTGAAACGGACGAAGAAATCGCCGGGGCCGCCGAGTCCATGCGCTCCAAGGCGCTGCCCCTGGACAGCGACGGTGACATTCTGGACATTGTAGGCACCGGCGGCGACAAATCCGGCAGCTTCAACATCTCCACCACCGCCGGCATTATTGCCGCAGCCGCCGGGGTACGCATTGCTAAGCACGGCAACCGGGCCGCCTCCTCCAGGAGCGGCGCTGCCGACTGTCTGGAGGCGCTGGGCGTCAACATCAACGCCAGCAAAGAGACGATGGAGCGTGCCCTGCGGGAGGAGAACATCTGCTTCATGTTCGCCCAAAAGTACCACAGCGCCATGAAATATGTGGCGCCGGTACGCCGGGAACTGGGCATTCGCACCATTTTTAATGTGCTGGGTCCGCTGACCAACCCGGCCCACGCCACCCGCATGGTGCTGGGCGTGTTCAACGCCGATTATGTAGACAAAATCGCCGCCGCTCTGAACCAGCTGGGGGTCACCGACGCCCTGGTGGTCTTTGGCGAGGACGGACTGGACGAGATCTCCGCCTGCGGCGAGACCGAGGTGGCGGAGCTGCGCCACGGCAAGGTGGAGCGCTACACCGTAAAGCCGGAGGACTTTGGCCTGACCCGCTGCACCAAGGCCGACCTGGTAGGCGGCACCGCACTGGAAAACGCAGAAATCACCAAGAATATTTTGCTGGGCAAGTCCACCCCTGCGCAGCGCACCGCCGCCGTGCTAAACGCCGGTGCGGCCATCTATGTGGCCATTGACGGCCTGAGCCTGAAAGACGCTATGCAAAAGGCACAGGATGTGATCGACGACGGCAGCGCTTACAAAAAGCTGCAAGCCTTTATCCGCATAACCAATGAAGAGGACGACCAATGA
- the trpC gene encoding indole-3-glycerol phosphate synthase TrpC, whose amino-acid sequence MILDRLADATRARYARRMTDTPLDIVKSRALALPKGNFAFERALETPGVSLICEVKKASPSKGLISPDFPYLDIARDYAAAGAAAISCLTEPDYFLGNDRYLQEIAAAVPIPVLRKDFTLYDYQIYEAKVLGAGAVLLICALLDTDTLRRYIEICDTLGLSALVEAHDDREIASALAAGARVIGVNNRNLKDFTVDVHNSSRYRALVPAGIRFVSESGITTPADIEVLRQNGTDAALIGEALMRAPNRRAAVEALLR is encoded by the coding sequence ATGATCTTAGACCGACTGGCAGACGCCACCCGGGCACGCTATGCCCGGCGGATGACCGATACGCCGTTAGACATTGTAAAAAGCCGTGCCCTGGCGCTGCCCAAAGGGAACTTTGCCTTTGAGCGGGCGCTGGAGACACCGGGGGTCAGCCTGATCTGTGAAGTGAAAAAGGCCAGTCCCTCCAAGGGCCTCATCAGCCCGGACTTCCCCTACCTGGACATTGCCCGGGACTACGCAGCCGCCGGAGCTGCTGCCATCAGTTGCCTGACGGAGCCGGACTACTTTCTGGGAAACGACCGCTACCTGCAAGAGATTGCAGCGGCAGTGCCCATTCCCGTGCTGCGTAAGGACTTTACCCTTTATGATTACCAAATCTATGAGGCCAAGGTGCTGGGCGCCGGGGCGGTGCTGCTGATCTGTGCCCTGCTGGACACGGACACCCTGCGCCGCTATATTGAAATTTGCGACACCCTGGGGCTGTCCGCCCTGGTGGAGGCCCACGACGACCGAGAAATCGCCAGCGCGCTGGCTGCCGGCGCCCGGGTGATCGGGGTCAACAATCGAAACTTAAAGGACTTTACCGTAGATGTGCACAACAGCAGCCGCTACCGTGCACTGGTGCCGGCGGGGATTCGCTTTGTGTCCGAAAGCGGCATTACCACCCCGGCGGATATAGAAGTGCTGCGCCAAAACGGCACGGACGCCGCTCTGATCGGCGAGGCGCTGATGCGCGCCCCGAACCGACGGGCAGCGGTGGAGGCCCTGCTGAGATGA
- a CDS encoding phosphoribosylanthranilate isomerase, protein MTRIKICGLRTPADIAAANESRPDYIGFILSPGYRRSITKEQALALRAQLDPGIVPVGVFVNATPAYIQACVDCGAIDAVQFHGQESPADCAAIHGAKKIKVFVTGEDQPAPPGSYPVDYLLFDSGRGDGIAPKDRQIPPCDRPFFLAGGLNTENMTETIAAFSPYGVDLSSAAETNGVKDKNKMQKLVRSVHHE, encoded by the coding sequence ATGACCAGGATCAAAATTTGCGGCCTGCGCACCCCGGCAGACATTGCCGCCGCCAACGAGAGCCGTCCGGACTATATCGGCTTTATTCTCTCTCCCGGCTATCGCCGCAGCATAACCAAAGAACAGGCGCTGGCTCTGCGGGCGCAGCTGGACCCGGGCATTGTGCCGGTGGGGGTGTTTGTCAACGCAACGCCGGCATACATTCAAGCCTGCGTAGACTGCGGGGCCATCGATGCAGTCCAGTTTCACGGCCAGGAAAGTCCGGCAGACTGCGCCGCCATCCACGGGGCGAAAAAAATCAAGGTCTTTGTCACCGGCGAGGACCAACCGGCGCCACCGGGCAGCTATCCGGTAGACTACCTGCTGTTTGACAGCGGGCGGGGCGATGGCATTGCCCCCAAAGACCGACAGATCCCCCCTTGTGACCGACCGTTTTTCCTGGCCGGGGGACTAAACACAGAAAATATGACAGAAACCATTGCCGCCTTTTCTCCCTACGGCGTAGATCTTAGCTCCGCCGCAGAGACAAACGGCGTGAAAGATAAAAACAAAATGCAAAAACTGGTAAGGAGCGTACACCATGAGTAA
- the trpB gene encoding tryptophan synthase subunit beta: MSKGRYGIHGGQYIPETLMHEIENLEKAYEHYKNDPDFCVELDTLNREYAGRPSLLYYAEKMTKDLGGAKIYLKREDLNHTGSHKINNVLGQCLLAKRLGKTRVIAETGAGQHGVATATAAALMGLECEVFMGEEDTIRQALNCYRMELLGAKVHPVKSGTRTLKDAVNEAMREWVSRVDDTLYVLGSVMGPHPYPMIVRDFQSVIGREARQQILEKEGRLPDAVLACVGGGSNAMGIFHEFIPDEGVQLIGCEAAGKGVDTAMNAATMTCGSEGVFHGMKSYFCQNEFGQIAPVYSISAGLDYPGVGPEHAYLHDIGRAQYVPVTDDQAVDAFEYIARTEGIICAIESAHAVAYAMELAPKMDKDQIMIVNLSGRGDKDVAAIARYRGVDLHE, translated from the coding sequence ATGAGTAAAGGCAGATACGGCATTCACGGCGGGCAATACATTCCCGAGACCCTGATGCACGAAATCGAAAATTTAGAAAAAGCATACGAGCATTACAAAAACGACCCGGACTTTTGCGTCGAGCTGGACACCCTGAACCGGGAATACGCCGGTCGTCCCAGCCTGCTGTACTATGCAGAGAAAATGACAAAGGACCTGGGCGGTGCCAAGATCTACTTAAAGCGCGAGGACCTGAACCACACCGGCTCCCACAAAATCAACAATGTACTGGGTCAGTGCCTGCTGGCCAAGCGCTTGGGCAAGACCCGGGTGATCGCCGAGACCGGCGCCGGTCAGCACGGCGTAGCCACCGCCACCGCCGCTGCGCTGATGGGGCTGGAGTGCGAGGTCTTTATGGGCGAGGAAGACACGATTCGTCAGGCGCTGAACTGCTACCGTATGGAGCTGCTGGGGGCTAAGGTGCACCCGGTAAAGAGCGGCACCCGCACCTTAAAAGACGCAGTAAACGAGGCCATGCGGGAGTGGGTCAGCCGGGTAGACGATACGCTGTATGTGCTGGGCTCTGTGATGGGTCCCCACCCCTATCCCATGATCGTTCGTGACTTCCAAAGCGTCATCGGCAGAGAAGCACGCCAGCAAATTTTGGAAAAAGAGGGGCGGCTGCCGGACGCGGTGCTGGCCTGCGTAGGCGGCGGCTCCAACGCCATGGGTATCTTCCATGAGTTCATCCCGGACGAGGGTGTGCAGCTGATCGGCTGCGAGGCTGCCGGTAAGGGGGTGGACACTGCCATGAACGCCGCCACCATGACCTGCGGCAGCGAGGGTGTGTTCCACGGTATGAAGTCCTACTTCTGCCAAAACGAGTTTGGCCAGATTGCGCCGGTGTACTCCATCAGCGCCGGGCTGGACTACCCGGGTGTTGGGCCGGAGCACGCCTATCTGCACGACATTGGCCGTGCCCAATATGTGCCTGTCACCGACGACCAAGCGGTAGATGCCTTTGAGTACATTGCCCGCACCGAGGGCATTATCTGCGCCATTGAGTCCGCCCACGCGGTGGCCTACGCCATGGAGCTGGCGCCTAAGATGGATAAGGACCAGATTATGATCGTGAATTTGTCCGGCCGCGGCGATAAGGATGTGGCCGCCATTGCAAGATACAGGGGGGTCGATTTACATGAATAA
- the trpA gene encoding tryptophan synthase subunit alpha: MNKNIASAFENKKAFIGFVTAGDPDLDTSRQILLEMAKNGCDLIEVGIPFSDPIAEGPVIQEANIRALAQGVTTDKVFDLVAEVSAQMDIPLVFMTYLNVLFRYGYDRFCRRAADSGISGVIVPDLPYEEKHELSDIAKKYGIAVISLVAPTSHERVMMIAKEAEGFLYQVSSMGVTGTRSKIETDVAAVTELAHRVSDVPVAVGFGIHTPEQAAQMGQFADGVIVGSGIVELVAKYGKDAPAKVGAYVAEMKAALAK, translated from the coding sequence ATGAATAAGAATATTGCGTCTGCATTTGAAAACAAAAAGGCATTTATCGGTTTTGTCACCGCCGGTGACCCGGACCTGGACACCAGCCGCCAAATTCTCTTAGAAATGGCAAAGAACGGCTGCGATCTGATTGAGGTGGGCATTCCCTTCTCCGATCCCATTGCCGAGGGGCCGGTAATCCAGGAGGCCAACATTCGCGCCCTGGCACAGGGGGTCACCACGGACAAGGTGTTTGACCTGGTGGCAGAGGTATCTGCCCAAATGGACATTCCCTTGGTGTTTATGACCTACCTGAATGTGCTGTTCCGGTATGGCTACGATCGGTTTTGCCGGCGGGCAGCGGACAGCGGAATCTCCGGCGTGATCGTGCCGGACCTGCCGTATGAAGAAAAGCACGAGCTGTCCGATATTGCCAAAAAGTACGGCATTGCTGTGATCTCTTTGGTAGCGCCCACCAGCCACGAGCGGGTGATGATGATCGCCAAGGAGGCAGAGGGTTTCCTGTACCAGGTGTCCTCCATGGGGGTAACCGGCACCCGCAGCAAGATCGAGACCGATGTGGCCGCCGTAACGGAGCTGGCCCACCGGGTAAGCGATGTGCCGGTGGCCGTGGGCTTTGGCATTCACACCCCGGAGCAGGCCGCCCAAATGGGCCAATTTGCCGACGGGGTGATCGTCGGCTCCGGCATTGTGGAGCTGGTGGCCAAGTACGGCAAGGACGCCCCGGCAAAAGTGGGCGCCTATGTGGCAGAGATGAAAGCCGCCCTTGCGAAATAA
- the nrdD gene encoding anaerobic ribonucleoside-triphosphate reductase, producing the protein MKIIKRNGSEVDFDLNKIVVAVTKANAACEKQELTASQIQEIAEYVEFKTVKANRALSVEEIQDIVEDQIMAQGAFEVARRYVRYRYTRSLIRKANTTDNQILSLIECNNEEVKQENSNKNPTVNSVQRDYMAGEVSKDITKRILLPQDIVEAHEAGIIHFHDSDYFAQHMHNCDLVNLEDMLQNGTVISGTMIEKPHSFSTACNIATQIIAQVASSQYGGQSISLAHLAPFVQISREKIRASVQKEAEAFGATADQEQINKIAEERLRDEIRRGVQTIQYQVVTLLTTNGQAPFVTVFMYLGEAKNAQEKADLAMIIEETLRQRIQGVKNEKGVWITPAFPKLIYVLEEDNIHEGAPYWYLTELAAKCTAKRMVPDYISEKKMLEYKVDKNGEGHCYTCMGCRSFLTPYIDPKTNKPKYYGRFNQGVVTLNLVDIACSSGGDMDKFWKIFDERLELCYRALMCRHNRLKGTLSDAAPILWQYGALARLEKGEKIDKLLYGGYSTISLGYAGLYECTRYMTGKSHTDDEGGGKAFALSVMQHLNDACDKWKKQENIDFSIYGTPLESTTYKFAKCLQKRFGIIKGVTDKNYITNSYHVHVSEPIDAFTKLKFESEFQRLSPGGAISYVEVPNMQQNIPAVLQVMQYIYDNIMYAELNTKSDYCQCCGYDGEIKIVENADGKLIWQCPNCGNTDQDKMNVARRTCGYIGTQYWNQGRTQEIKDRVLHL; encoded by the coding sequence ATGAAGATCATCAAGAGAAACGGCAGCGAAGTGGATTTTGACCTGAACAAAATCGTAGTAGCCGTCACCAAAGCCAACGCCGCCTGTGAGAAGCAGGAGCTGACCGCATCGCAAATTCAGGAGATCGCCGAGTATGTGGAATTCAAGACGGTAAAGGCCAACCGGGCCTTGTCCGTAGAGGAAATTCAGGACATTGTGGAGGACCAAATCATGGCACAGGGTGCCTTTGAGGTGGCCCGGCGCTATGTGCGCTACCGCTACACCCGCTCCCTGATCCGCAAGGCCAACACCACCGACAACCAGATTCTCTCCCTCATTGAGTGCAACAACGAGGAGGTCAAGCAGGAAAACTCCAACAAGAACCCCACCGTGAACAGCGTGCAGCGGGACTATATGGCCGGCGAGGTGTCTAAGGACATCACCAAGCGCATTTTGTTGCCCCAGGATATTGTGGAGGCTCACGAGGCGGGCATTATTCACTTCCATGACAGCGACTACTTTGCCCAGCATATGCACAACTGCGACCTGGTGAACCTGGAGGATATGCTGCAAAACGGTACCGTGATCAGCGGCACCATGATTGAGAAGCCCCACAGCTTCTCCACCGCCTGCAACATCGCCACCCAGATTATAGCCCAGGTAGCCTCCTCCCAGTACGGCGGCCAGTCCATCAGCCTGGCTCACTTGGCGCCCTTTGTGCAGATCAGTCGGGAAAAGATCCGCGCTTCTGTACAAAAAGAGGCTGAGGCCTTCGGCGCCACTGCCGATCAAGAACAGATCAACAAGATCGCCGAGGAGCGCCTGCGGGACGAAATCCGTCGTGGTGTGCAGACCATTCAGTACCAGGTGGTCACCCTGCTGACCACCAACGGCCAAGCACCCTTTGTGACCGTGTTTATGTACCTGGGCGAGGCCAAGAATGCCCAGGAAAAGGCCGACCTGGCCATGATCATTGAGGAGACGCTGCGCCAGCGGATCCAGGGCGTGAAGAACGAAAAGGGCGTGTGGATCACCCCCGCCTTCCCCAAGCTGATCTATGTGCTGGAGGAGGACAATATCCATGAGGGCGCCCCCTACTGGTACCTGACCGAGCTGGCCGCCAAGTGCACCGCCAAGCGCATGGTACCGGACTATATCAGCGAAAAGAAAATGCTGGAATATAAGGTGGATAAAAACGGAGAAGGCCACTGCTACACCTGCATGGGCTGCCGCAGCTTCCTGACCCCGTATATAGACCCCAAGACCAACAAGCCCAAATATTACGGCCGGTTCAACCAGGGCGTTGTAACTCTGAACCTGGTAGACATTGCCTGCTCCTCCGGCGGGGATATGGACAAGTTTTGGAAGATCTTTGACGAGCGGCTGGAGCTGTGCTACCGGGCGCTGATGTGCCGCCACAATCGACTGAAGGGCACCCTGTCCGACGCGGCGCCCATTCTGTGGCAGTACGGCGCACTGGCTCGCCTGGAAAAGGGCGAGAAGATCGACAAGCTGCTGTACGGCGGCTACTCCACCATCAGCCTGGGCTATGCAGGGCTGTATGAGTGCACCCGCTATATGACCGGCAAGAGTCATACGGACGATGAGGGCGGCGGCAAGGCCTTTGCCCTGTCCGTGATGCAGCACTTGAACGACGCCTGCGACAAGTGGAAAAAGCAGGAAAACATTGACTTCTCCATCTACGGCACCCCGCTGGAGTCCACCACTTACAAATTTGCCAAGTGCCTGCAAAAGCGCTTTGGTATCATCAAGGGCGTAACAGACAAGAATTACATCACCAACAGCTACCATGTGCACGTGTCCGAGCCCATCGACGCCTTTACCAAGCTGAAATTTGAAAGCGAGTTCCAGCGGCTGTCCCCCGGCGGCGCCATCAGCTATGTGGAGGTGCCCAATATGCAGCAGAACATTCCGGCGGTGCTCCAGGTGATGCAGTATATCTATGACAATATTATGTACGCCGAGCTGAACACCAAGAGCGACTACTGCCAGTGCTGCGGCTACGACGGTGAAATCAAGATCGTAGAAAATGCGGACGGCAAGCTGATCTGGCAGTGCCCCAACTGCGGCAACACCGATCAGGACAAGATGAATGTGGCCCGCCGCACCTGCGGTTACATCGGCACCCAGTATTGGAACCAGGGCCGTACCCAGGAGATCAAGGACCGGGTCCTGCACTTATAA
- the nrdG gene encoding anaerobic ribonucleoside-triphosphate reductase activating protein, with protein sequence MNYAEIKKNDIANGEGVRTSLFVSGCRNRCKNCFNAVTWDFLYGKPFDQAVEDDIIEATRPRWISGLSLLGGEPFEPENQAPLLAFLRRFRTALPGKTVWCYTGFTLEELLGKSGECRACTPHTRELLGLINILVDGRYEEELADITLAFRGSKNQRVLDLPATLTTGEPVLYLE encoded by the coding sequence ATGAATTACGCAGAGATTAAAAAAAATGACATTGCAAACGGAGAGGGCGTGCGCACCTCTCTGTTTGTTTCCGGCTGTCGCAATCGGTGCAAAAACTGCTTTAACGCCGTCACCTGGGACTTTCTGTACGGCAAGCCCTTTGACCAAGCGGTGGAGGACGATATCATTGAGGCCACCCGTCCCCGCTGGATCAGCGGCCTGTCCCTGCTGGGGGGCGAGCCCTTTGAGCCGGAAAATCAAGCGCCGCTGCTGGCATTTCTTCGTCGGTTCCGCACCGCCTTACCGGGCAAGACCGTGTGGTGCTACACCGGCTTTACCTTAGAAGAATTGCTGGGCAAAAGCGGCGAATGCCGCGCCTGCACCCCCCATACCCGGGAGTTGCTGGGACTGATCAACATATTGGTGGACGGACGGTATGAGGAAGAACTGGCAGATATTACCCTGGCCTTTCGCGGGTCCAAAAATCAGCGTGTGCTGGACCTACCCGCTACCCTTACGACCGGCGAGCCGGTGCTGTATTTGGAATAA
- a CDS encoding helix-turn-helix domain-containing protein, whose translation MDLKTANRLQQLRKENGYSQDALAEKLGLSRQAISKWERGESSPDTDNLIALAELYHMTLDQLLGGEPSLLTPPQPSPRQAAAVAQPAEQPKTKEKRHALHGKLGKSLFKFPFPAVVAIVYVALGLTVGWHPTWLVFLLIPIYYHFAGACMTKSQKAFMMAQPIPEVIITVFLVLGVCAKLWHPAWVLFLIIPVYYWLVAVYVKKPKKK comes from the coding sequence ATGGATCTGAAAACAGCAAATCGCCTGCAACAACTGCGCAAGGAGAACGGTTACAGCCAGGACGCCTTGGCGGAGAAATTGGGGCTAAGCCGCCAGGCAATCTCCAAGTGGGAGCGTGGCGAGTCCTCACCGGATACAGACAATTTAATTGCATTGGCCGAGCTGTATCACATGACGCTGGACCAGTTGTTAGGTGGCGAGCCGTCTTTGCTGACGCCGCCGCAGCCTTCTCCCCGCCAGGCCGCTGCTGTGGCGCAGCCGGCAGAGCAGCCGAAAACGAAAGAGAAGCGCCACGCCCTTCACGGTAAACTGGGCAAGAGCCTGTTTAAGTTCCCGTTCCCGGCAGTGGTGGCTATTGTGTATGTGGCTTTGGGGCTGACCGTTGGCTGGCACCCTACCTGGCTGGTCTTTCTGCTGATCCCCATTTACTATCATTTTGCCGGCGCTTGTATGACCAAGAGCCAAAAGGCCTTTATGATGGCACAGCCGATTCCGGAAGTCATCATCACCGTGTTTCTGGTACTGGGTGTTTGTGCAAAGTTGTGGCACCCGGCCTGGGTGCTGTTTCTAATCATTCCGGTGTACTACTGGCTGGTGGCCGTGTATGTGAAAAAGCCCAAGAAAAAATAA
- a CDS encoding methyltransferase domain-containing protein: MRTERQYTCPAGHSFDVAKEGYVNLLCTSKSADKMGDSKESAAARHAFLERGYYGCLKEALTPLLHGNVLDICCGEGYYDSVPADGALYGFDLSKTMVRLAAKRKNGGQYFVANLARMPVAEGSIDTALHLFAPFHDRAFARVLAPGGRLYSVTPGAHHLWQIKETVYDRPYPNDEIVPKSPLLEMERQFRVAQEVQIPAPDLQTLFAMTPYYYRTAPTLRQRLDAIEQLPVTLDFLVTVYKKR, translated from the coding sequence TTGCGTACAGAACGGCAGTACACTTGCCCGGCGGGCCACAGCTTCGATGTGGCAAAAGAGGGGTATGTGAACCTGCTTTGCACCTCTAAATCTGCGGATAAAATGGGCGACAGTAAAGAGAGCGCCGCTGCTCGTCATGCCTTTTTGGAGCGTGGGTACTACGGCTGCCTGAAGGAGGCGCTGACGCCGCTGTTGCATGGCAATGTGCTGGATATTTGCTGCGGTGAGGGGTACTATGACAGCGTGCCTGCCGACGGTGCGCTTTACGGCTTTGATTTGTCTAAGACGATGGTGCGCCTGGCGGCTAAGCGAAAGAACGGCGGCCAATACTTTGTGGCGAATTTGGCTCGTATGCCGGTGGCAGAGGGTAGCATTGATACGGCACTGCATTTGTTTGCGCCCTTTCACGATCGCGCGTTTGCTCGGGTGTTGGCGCCCGGCGGGCGGCTGTACAGCGTGACCCCCGGTGCGCACCATTTGTGGCAGATCAAAGAGACGGTGTACGATCGGCCTTATCCCAATGACGAGATCGTGCCGAAAAGTCCGCTCCTGGAGATGGAACGGCAATTCCGGGTGGCGCAGGAAGTGCAGATCCCCGCGCCGGATTTGCAAACCCTGTTTGCCATGACCCCTTATTATTATCGTACCGCACCGACGCTGCGCCAGCGGTTGGATGCAATAGAACAGCTGCCGGTGACCTTGGACTTTTTGGTGACGGTGTACAAAAAAAGATGA
- a CDS encoding phosphoribosylaminoimidazolecarboxamide formyltransferase, whose product MTEYKLKYGCNPNQNPARIHMDGQALPFQILNGAAGYINLLDAFNSWQLVRELKAATGLPSAASFKHVSPAGAAVAKPLTAADRQVCFVPEGLELSPIAQAYVRARGCDRVSSFGDFAALSDECDASVAQFLVKEVSDGIIAPSYSDEALEILKKKRRGNYLIIQMDPNYVPQETETKQVFGIKFEQKRNDAKISMDLFNELPTKIDTLPESAKIDLLISMITLKYTQSNSVCYAKDGQTIGVGAGQQSRIHCTRLAGNKADNWWLRNSEKVRTLPFIDGIRKCEADNAIDLYISPESDKLLADGVWQRYFTEKPAPFTAEEKAAWHKELTGVSLGSDAFFPFEDNIERAAESGVQYIAQPGGSVRDGDVIACCDDFGMAMAMTGIRLFHH is encoded by the coding sequence ATGACGGAGTACAAACTGAAATACGGTTGCAACCCGAACCAAAACCCTGCGCGCATTCACATGGACGGGCAGGCGCTGCCCTTTCAGATCCTGAACGGTGCAGCGGGCTACATCAATCTTTTAGACGCATTCAATTCCTGGCAGCTGGTGCGGGAATTAAAGGCGGCCACCGGGCTGCCCAGCGCCGCTTCCTTTAAGCATGTTTCTCCCGCCGGTGCGGCGGTGGCGAAGCCCTTGACGGCAGCGGACCGCCAGGTGTGCTTTGTGCCGGAGGGGCTGGAGCTGAGCCCCATTGCCCAGGCGTATGTGCGCGCTCGCGGCTGCGATCGGGTGTCCTCCTTTGGCGACTTCGCCGCCCTTAGCGACGAGTGCGATGCCTCTGTGGCCCAGTTCCTGGTAAAGGAAGTGTCCGACGGCATTATCGCGCCTTCTTACAGCGACGAGGCGCTGGAGATTTTGAAGAAAAAGCGCCGTGGCAACTATCTGATCATCCAGATGGACCCGAACTATGTGCCCCAGGAGACGGAGACCAAGCAGGTGTTTGGTATTAAATTTGAGCAAAAGCGCAACGATGCCAAGATCTCCATGGATCTGTTCAACGAACTGCCCACGAAGATAGACACCTTGCCGGAGAGCGCCAAGATCGACCTGCTCATCAGCATGATTACCCTAAAATATACCCAGTCCAACAGCGTGTGCTATGCCAAGGACGGCCAGACCATCGGCGTTGGCGCCGGGCAGCAGAGCCGAATCCACTGCACCCGCCTGGCCGGCAACAAGGCAGACAACTGGTGGCTGCGAAATAGTGAAAAAGTGCGCACTTTGCCCTTCATTGACGGCATTCGCAAGTGCGAGGCAGACAACGCCATTGACCTGTATATCAGCCCGGAGAGCGATAAGCTGCTGGCAGACGGCGTATGGCAGCGGTACTTTACGGAGAAGCCGGCGCCCTTTACTGCGGAGGAAAAGGCAGCTTGGCACAAAGAACTCACCGGCGTGAGCCTGGGCTCTGACGCGTTCTTCCCCTTTGAGGATAACATTGAGCGTGCGGCAGAGAGCGGCGTGCAGTACATTGCCCAGCCCGGCGGCTCTGTGCGGGACGGCGATGTGATCGCCTGCTGTGACGACTTCGGTATGGCCATGGCCATGACCGGTATTCGTCTGTTCCATCACTAA
- a CDS encoding RimK family alpha-L-glutamate ligase, whose amino-acid sequence MTGILAINAFLHSEKYTQQDKLLLAGAKACGIDLKIYSNLELRLAVPKADFVLFWDKDVSLAHALEQQELPVFNSAKAIALCDNKALTYQTLLCTVPQPETMVAPITYFEDNNFSPFIDGAIEHLGLPLVFKECYGSFGAQVFLCHSKEEIERHITARPFLLQKFCKESAGHDKRIEVIGGRCVAAMERYNPADFRANITNGGQMRPYTPTREEETLALAATEKLGLLFGGVDLLDDGTVCEVNSNAHLVNLKKCTGIDTAPLLFRAIQEALQ is encoded by the coding sequence ATGACGGGAATTTTAGCCATCAACGCCTTTTTGCACAGCGAAAAATATACCCAGCAGGACAAACTGCTGCTTGCCGGCGCCAAAGCCTGCGGGATCGATCTAAAAATCTACTCCAATTTGGAGCTGCGTCTGGCTGTGCCCAAAGCAGACTTTGTACTGTTTTGGGACAAGGATGTGTCGTTGGCCCACGCCTTGGAACAGCAGGAGCTGCCGGTGTTTAACAGCGCCAAGGCCATTGCCTTGTGCGACAACAAGGCGCTGACCTACCAAACCCTGCTTTGCACCGTGCCCCAGCCGGAGACCATGGTGGCACCCATAACTTATTTTGAGGACAACAATTTTTCTCCGTTTATTGACGGGGCCATAGAGCACCTGGGGCTGCCGCTGGTGTTTAAGGAATGCTACGGCTCCTTTGGCGCCCAGGTGTTTCTGTGCCATAGCAAGGAAGAGATCGAGCGTCATATTACCGCCCGCCCCTTCCTGCTGCAAAAATTCTGCAAAGAGAGCGCCGGACACGACAAGCGGATCGAGGTGATCGGCGGCCGGTGCGTAGCCGCCATGGAGCGGTACAACCCGGCGGACTTCCGGGCCAATATTACCAACGGCGGCCAAATGCGTCCCTACACCCCCACCCGGGAGGAGGAAACGCTGGCGCTGGCCGCAACGGAAAAGCTGGGGCTGCTATTCGGCGGGGTGGATCTGCTGGACGACGGCACCGTGTGCGAGGTCAATTCCAACGCCCATTTGGTAAATTTGAAAAAGTGCACCGGCATTGACACAGCGCCCCTGCTGTTCCGAGCCATTCAGGAGGCGCTGCAATGA